The sequence below is a genomic window from Roseivirga misakiensis.
AACTCCAACGTATGGAGAGGTAAAAATGGAGATGATGCTAATGTAACCGCTCTTAATCTAAGTCTTAACGACCCAACTCTGACATGGCGCGTGGGTGGTTCTTACTCGTACAGTCAAGTTATATCTCACGATATAGAAACAGAAACTAGCTCAAATAAAACTGGGTATAAGTACAATCTCTCAATCGCCAAAACCAGAGGTAATTTTCAGTTTAATGTTCGAAGGAATGTGGAGACTGATGACTATGATATTAATGACTTAGGCTTTTTAAGAAGAGCGAACAGGCTGGAACATGGAGGTCAAATCTCTTACAATCAGTTCAGACCACAGGGCATCTTCAACAGCTGGTCTATGCGATTTAATACGCAGTATAATCAATTGCATGCGACAGAGGAATTTACGAATATGAACATGAATTTCAATGTTGATGGCCAATTCAGGAACTTCTGGTCACTATCGGCAGAACTGGGAGGAAGCCCGAGAAGTAGTAATGATTTCTTCGAAGCTCGTGTAGATGATTATGTTTTTAGAATCCCTGAAAGTGTAAGATTTGGAATGAACCTTAGATCAGATGGGCGGAAAAAGTTCAGAGTCACTGGTAGATTTAGAAGAACATTAAGATCTGAGTGGGACTTTTCAGAAAATTCCTACAACATCTCGGGTAGAATTAGAATTGGCGAACGTGCCGAAATCAGTCAACGAATTGATATTCTTGATAGAAAAAATAATAGAGGATATGTGACCCGCTTTTATAATGATGAAGGAGGCCTAACAGATGTAATTTTTGGTGTACGAGATAGAAGAAGGTTGACAACGACGACTGATGCGCGCTATATTTTCTCCAACAGAATGGGGGTGACTTTCCGTTTACGTCATAACTGGGACCGAGTAGAATACAGAAACTTCTTAGAGCTCACTGAAGACGATCAATTATTAGATTCCGATTATAGTGGAAGAGACGAGGTAACAAATGATCCGCTCCACGACAGAAACTTCAATGTGTTCAATATCGATATGGAGTATAACTGGCAGTTTTCTCCGGGTAGTGAAATTAGAGCTATCTGGAAAAGATCGATCGGCACGAATGATATCAATACACAACTTGACTTCTTCGATAACTTCAACAATACTTTTAACGCCCCAAATTTCGATACCATTACGATCAGGTTGGTATACTTCCTTGACTACTTAAACGTCAAGAAAATCTTCACTAAGTAAGGTTTGGGAATCCCTCCACTGGTTAATACCTTTAGTTAAAAGCAAAAGCATTAACTATCTAGCCCATTTATTACTCTCAGGCGACAACCCTAAAATTAAGGTTGGTAATTTTCTTGGTGACTTTATTAAAGGAAAGCAGTTTGAAGCTTTAGACCCAATGATTGGTAAGGGAGTACTATTGCATAGGGAAATAGATTTCTATACCGATAATCACCCTACCGTGGCGATCAGTAAGGACAGGTTAAGAGATAAGTATCGGCACTATTCAGGTGTTATTGTCGATATGTTTTATGACCACTATTTGGCAAAGAACTTCGAACTGTTTTCGGACAAGCCTTTAGTCCAATTTGCTGATTTGAGTTACAAGCTCATGGAGTCTTATTGGGATATAATCCCCCCTCGAGGTCAGAAAATGCTCCCATATATGGTTCGTGGTAACTGGTTAGTGAATTACGGTAAAAGTGAGGGTATTCATAGGGCGCTACAAGGTCTTTCTAGAAGAACCAAATTTGATTCTAAGCTGGAATACGCCATTCAAGACCTGTTGCAGTATGACGCTGAATTTGAAAGTGAATTCAAGTCCTTTTTTGCTGAGATTCAACAGCATATTTCAGTATTTCGTGAAGATTTGATTAATTCGTCTCAATGATAATTTCAAAGCCACAAAGAAAGACTATTTTCTCACTGACCATATTCACCATAGTATGTGGATTTGGATCAATTTATTTCCTTCGGCAGATATTAGATGATGCAGAGGGCACTTGGCGATATATCATGCTGGGTATCTTGGTGCTCACGACAAGCATTCTATTATCCAAGCTTCTATTTGGCTACAAGGTGATTAAAATCAGTCATGATTTAGTTCATATATACTTCCCATTTAGGTTTTTTAAAACCACCCAAGAAATTAAAAATCTAGGTGCTTGGCAAGAAACAAAGGTCATGACGAATAAGACAGAATTTCGTCAGCTGAAGCTGGTATTTTTAAATAAAGGCTATGTAAAACTCTCGAATCA
It includes:
- a CDS encoding acyl carrier protein phosphodiesterase — encoded protein: MNYLAHLLLSGDNPKIKVGNFLGDFIKGKQFEALDPMIGKGVLLHREIDFYTDNHPTVAISKDRLRDKYRHYSGVIVDMFYDHYLAKNFELFSDKPLVQFADLSYKLMESYWDIIPPRGQKMLPYMVRGNWLVNYGKSEGIHRALQGLSRRTKFDSKLEYAIQDLLQYDAEFESEFKSFFAEIQQHISVFREDLINSSQ